From Coffea arabica cultivar ET-39 chromosome 10e, Coffea Arabica ET-39 HiFi, whole genome shotgun sequence, one genomic window encodes:
- the LOC113712516 gene encoding proteasome subunit alpha type-1-B: protein MFRNQYDTDVTTWSPAGRLFQVEYAMEAVKQGSAAIGLRSKTHVVLASVNKANSELSSHQKKIFKVDDHIGVAIAGLTADGRVLSRYMRSECINYSYSYESKLPVGRLVVQLADKAQVCTQRSWKRPYGVGLLVGGLDESGAHLYYNCPSGNYFEYQAFAMGSRSQAAKTYMERKFETFTESSRENLVKDALFALRETLQGEKLTSSICTVAVVGVGESFHILDKETVQALINEFEIAGEEEAPANEAAPQDQGGDAQAGAADQGPTDQGVAPMDI from the exons ATGTTTCGCAATCAATACGATACGGATGTGACGACATGGTCGCCGGCGGGGAGGCTATTTCAGGTGGAGTACGCGATGGAAGCGGTCAAACAAGGTTCGGCGGCGATAGGGCTGAGATCGAAGACTCATGTGGTTTTGGCTTCCGTTAACAAGGCCAATTCCGAGCTATCTTCTCACCAGAAGAAGATCTTCAAGGTCGATGACCACATCGGAGTAGCTATCGCCGGACTCACCGCCGACGGCCGCGTTCTCTCCCGTTACATGCGGTCTGAGTGTATCAATTATAGTTATTCTTACGAGTCTAAGTTACCTGTCGGACGCCTCGTTGTCCAGCTTGCTGACAAGGCGcag GTTTGCACGCAGCGCTCCTGGAAACGGCCGTATGGTGTTGGTCTGCTGGTAGGCGGTTTAGATGAATCTGGAGCTCACCTTTACTACAATTGCCCTAGCGGTAATTATTTTGAATACCAAGCATTTGCAATGGGGTCTCGATCACAAGCAGCAAAGACATACATGGAGCGGAAGTTTGAGACTTTCACGGAGTCCTCACGAGAGAATCTTGTCAAAGATGCACTTTTTGCATTGAGGGAGACCTTGCAAGGAGAAAAGCTGACAAGCTCCATTTGCACGGTTGCTGTGGTAGGAGTAGGCGAGTCATTCCACATATTGGACAAGGAAACTGTACAAGCACTCATCAATGAATTTGAGATAGCAGGCGAAGAGGAGGCTCCTGCTAATGAGGCTGCTCCCCAGGATCAAGGGGGTGATGCTCAAGCAGGTGCCGCTGATCAGGGGCCTACTGATCAAGGGGTGGCGCCAATGGATATATGA
- the LOC113712710 gene encoding uncharacterized protein — protein sequence MGVEFQPRDYNKTGKETSATWPPPLVLGLQPAALVDHVAKVDLSLLSQIPGKPGGSFPVTAAELKCILSEVNTHILSTPDNSSSSKTMAGGSVANTIRGLAAGFGVNCGIIGACGDDEEGRLFRTNMSSYKVDLSRLRLKSGPTAQCVCLVDERGNRTMRPCLSDAVKVKANELKKEDFRGSKWLVVRYAIFNLDIIQAAIQMAKEEGLSVSLDLASFEMVRQFRLPLLQLLESRNIDLCFANEDEAIELLRGEEDAKEDANYEAALEFLSKYCKWAVVTLGSSGCIAKNGKEVVRLPATGKKEAIDATGAGDLFAGGFLYGLMKGLSLEECCKIGSCSGGSVIRSLGGEVTRENWQWMYTQMRNKGLPVPDSANSDS from the exons ATGGGTGTTGAATTTCAGCCTAGGGACTATAACAAGACTGGAAAAGAAACCAGTGCAACTTGGCCTCCGCCTTTGGTGTTGGGTCTACAACCAGCCGCCTTGGTTGACCACGTAGCTAAAGTTGATTTGTCCCTCCTTTCTCAAATCCCCGGCAAGCCTGGTGGCTCCTTTCct GTTACTGCTGCGGAACTGAAGTGTATCTTGAGTGAGGTAAACACCCATATTCTTTCCACTCCTGACAATTCATCTTCTTCGAAAACCATGGCTGGAGGCAGTGTTGCAAACACTATTAGAGGCCTTGCTGCTGGCTTCGGGGTAAATTGTGGAATAATTGGGGCTTGTGGTGATGATGAAGAAGGCAGATTGTTTAGGACTAATATGAGCTCTTACAAAGTTGATTTGTCCAGATTGAGATTGAAGAGTGGTCCAACAGCTCAG TGTGTTTGCTTGGTTGATGAACGTGGCAATCGCACAATGAGGCCATGCCTCTCTGATGCTGTGAAAGTTAAG GCAAATGAACTTAAAAAAGAAGATTTCAGAGGCTCCAAG TGGTTGGTCGTGAGATATGCCATATTTAATTTGGACATCATTCAGGCAGCTATCCAAATGGCTAAGGAAGAAGGTCTTTCTGTTTCCTTGGATCTAGCCAGTTTTGAG ATGGTACGGCAGTTTAGGTTACCACTTCTGCAGTTACTAGAGTCAAGGAACATAGATCTATGCTTCGCCAATGAGGATGAAGCAATTGAACTACTAAG GGGTGAAGAGGATGCCAAAGAGGATGCCAATTATGAGGCAGCGCTtgaatttttgtcaaaataCTGCAAATGGGCTGTGGTGACATTGGGTTCAAGTGGATGCATAGCTAAGAATGGAAAAGAG GTTGTGCGACTACCAGCAACCGGGAAGAAAGAGGCAATTGATGCCACAGGAGCTGGAGACCTCTTCGCCGGCGGATTTTTGTACGGACTGATGAAGGGACTATCACTGGAGGAATGTTGCAAAATAGGCTCATGTAGTGGTGGGTCTGTGATCCGTTCTCTCGGGGGTGAGGTAACACGAGAAAATTGGCAGTGGATGTACACACAGATGCGAAACAAGGGACTTCCAGTCCCAGATTCGGCAAATTCCGACTCCTAA
- the LOC113711870 gene encoding gamma carbonic anhydrase 1, mitochondrial-like, with protein sequence MGTLGRAVYTVGFWIRETGQALDRLGCRLQGNYYFQEQLSRHRTLMNIFDKAPLVDKEAFVAPSASIIGDVQVGRGSSIWYGCVLRGDVNSITVGSGTNIQDNSLVHVAKSNLSGKVLPTIIGDNVTIGHSAVLHGCTVEDEAFVGMGAALLDGAVLEKHAMVAAGALVRQNMRIPSGQVWGGNPAKFLRKLSDEEIAFISQSATNYCNLAQVHAAENAKSFDEIEFEKVLRKKYSRRDEEYDSMLGVIRETPPELVLPDNILPDKPQKGTQ encoded by the exons ATGGGAACTCTGGGAAGAGCAGTGTATACAGTTGGGTTTTGGATCAGAGAGACGGGTCAAGCCCTCGATCGCCTTGGCTGCCGTCTCCAAGGAAATTATTATTTCCAAGAACAAT TGTCTAGACACCGTACATTGATGAACATATTCGATAAAGCTCCTCTGGTTGATAAGGAAGCCTTTGTAGCCCCAAGTGCCTCCATCATTGGGGATGTTCAAGTGGGAAGAGGGTCATCTATTTGGTATGGATGTGTTCTGAGAG GTGATGTTAACAGCATCACTGTTGGGTCTGGAACTAATATACAGGATAACTCCCTTGTTCATGTGGCAAAATCCAATCTAAGCGGGAAAGTGCTTCCTACCATCATTGGAGATAATGTAACTATTG GTCATAGTGCTGTTTTACATGGCTGTACTGTTGAGGATGAGGCTTTTGTTGGTATGGGAGCTGCGCTTCTTGATGGAGCAGTCTTGGAGAAGCATGCCATGGTTGCAGCGGGTGCCCTTGTGAGGCAAAACATGAGGATCCCCAGTGGACAG GTCTGGGGAGGTAATCCGGCCAAGTTCCTCAGAAAGCTCAGTGATGAAGAGATAGCCTTTATTTCCCAATCTGCAACCAATTACTGTAACCTAGCACAGGTCCATGCTGCTGAAAATGCAAAATCCTTTGATGAGattgaatttgagaaagttctTCGCAAGAAGTATTCTCGCCGTGACGAGGAGTATGATTCAATGCTAGGAGTTATTCGTGAAACTCCACCAGAACTCGTTCTTCCAGATAACATCTTACCAGATAAACCACAAAAGGGCACCCAGTAA
- the LOC113712310 gene encoding eugenol synthase 1-like, which yields MAEKSKILVIGGTGYIGKFIVEASIKAGHPTFVLVRESTVSDPVKGKLAQGFKNSGATLVHGDLYDHESLVKAIKQVDVVISTVGFGQLNDQGKIIDAIKEAGNVKKFYPSEFGIDVDRQNAVEPGKSVFAVKSRIRRATEAAGIPYTPLVSNAFAGYFLRTLVQPGATAPPRDKVAIWGDGNAKAVYNEEHDIGTFTIKTVHDPRTLNKVVYIMPPKNIVSFNELVAIWEKKIGKTLEKEYIPEEQVLKNIQEAPTPLNVALSIRHSILVNGDSTNFTIEPSFGVEASELYSDVKYTTVEEYLDRFV from the exons ATGGCAGAAAAAAGCAAGATTTTGGTCATTGGTGGAACGGGATACATTGGCAAGTTTATAGTTGAGGCAAGCATTAAGGCTGGGCATCCCACCTTTGTTCTGGTTAGAGAATCTACCGTTTCTGATCCTGTCAAGGGAAAACTTGCTCAAGGCTTCAAGAACTCCGGTGCTACTCTGGTTCAT GGTGACCTGTATGATCATGAAAGTTTAGTGAAAGCCATAAAGCAGGTGGATGTGGTCATATCAACTGTTGGTTTCGGTCAATTGAATGATCAGGGGAAGATCATTGACGCAATTAAAGAAGCTGGAAATGTCAAG AAATTCTACCCTTCAGAGTTTGGAATTGATGTGGATCGCCAAAATGCAGTTGAGCCTGGCAAGTCTGTATTTGCAGTTAAATCTCGGATTCGTAGAGCCACTGAGGCCGCAGGGATCCCTTACACCCCTCTCGTATCTAACGCTTTTGCTGGATATTTTCTTCGAACCTTGGTACAGCCAGGAGCCACTGCTCCACCACGAGATAAAGTTGCTATCTGGGGAGATGGAAATGCCAAAG CGGTTTACAATGAAGAACATGACATTGGCACCTTCACCATCAAAACTGTCCATGATCCAAGAACATTGAACAAAGTTGTCTACATTATGCCCCCTAAGAATATTGTGTCATTTAATGAGTTAGTGGCCATATGGGAGAAGAAGATTGGTAAAACTTTGGAGAAGGAATATATTCCTGAGGAACAAGTCCTGAAGAACATCCAAG AGGCTCCAACTCCACTCAATGTCGCATTATCAATCCGCCATTCAATTCTGGTTAACGGTGATAGTACCAACTTTACAATTGAGCCATCTTTTGGTGTAGAGGCTTCAGAGCTCTATTCTGATGTCAAGTACACCACTGTCGAGGAGTACCTTGATCGATTCGTCTGA
- the LOC113712661 gene encoding uncharacterized protein, with product MGSLMAGWDSPVQDPKVEKLRRNSSLTREEIQAFWKSKKQKEEEHLRDISMLSPRSQENVFEDARMRNRRSDSLPAQDAKEEDLDPETASNLEKLILKHGWWISSNSAFLNEPPVIAGEGPRYKYASQFHVADMASSKTNNAAAPTGVGA from the exons ATGGGTTCTCTCATGGCAGGTTGGGATTCTCCCGTTCAAGATCCTAAAGTTG aGAAGTTGCGGAGAAATAGTTCATTAACAAGAGAAGAAATTCAGGCCTTTTGGAAATCTAAAAAACAAAAGGAGGAGGAACATCTCAGAGACATTTCCATGTTATCCCCACGCAGCCAG GAAAACGTATTTGAGGATGCCAGAATGAGAAATCGAAGATCGGATTCTTTGCCAGCACAGGACGCAAAGGAAGAGGACTTGGACCCGGAAACTGCATCAAATTTGGAGAAATTGATTCTAAAGCACGGCTG GTGGATTAGCAGCAACTCGGCGTTTCTAAACGAGCCGCCGGTGATTGCAGGAGAAGGACCTCGTTACAAGTATGCATCACAATTCCATGTAGCAGACATGGCTTCCTCAAAGACCAATAACGCCGCAGCTCCAACTGGAGTTGGGGCATGA